The Maniola hyperantus chromosome 12, iAphHyp1.2, whole genome shotgun sequence genome has a segment encoding these proteins:
- the LOC117987224 gene encoding repetitive organellar protein-like, giving the protein MRGPSFVFILLFLKAQASFLDDIRGAVSNINQGFGKLIGDVVSDVKDTFYCTVSAVEQVLVRNGLLNQRTQYNQRCKGTEKPKEQDLNHRDDTRTKTVSKIQKHSVIHHKHSSRRISHESEHSIKNVSKSIINALDKHNTDGKIAPDKDKFDANHLAEISKIIKQESENISENVKNEIKKMQFANNKSPVESILEEFQLLNDVRRNSKNDTEVSEIRRIFDKVIDQMHLKINSQQMLEKPELEKLKEELLKYGKSNSTTEKQSPQGTSQDLLSIKLKDSKTNSTITFKDVALKIYNKEEIHRKTVVKEHKQKQDSQSKSVKAEESIFSLGLDSISSFFKSTTVNPDDLNNAKKIVEDSQHSEKVLNNLFKG; this is encoded by the exons ATGAGGGGACCTTCATTTGTTTTTATTCTTCTGTTCTtaaaa GCTCAAGCATCTTTTTTGGACGACATTCGTGGCGCCGTATCTAATATAAATCAAGGATTTGGAAAATTAATAGGTGATGTTGTCAGTGACGTCAAGGACACCTTCTATTGTACTGTATCAGCGGTTGAGCAAGTGCTGGTCCGAAACGGACTGCTTAATCAACGTACACAATACAACCAAAGATGCAAAGGTACAGAGAAACCAAAAGAGCAAGATTTGAATCACCGAGATGATACTCGGACCAAAACTGTCTCTAAAATTCAGAAACACTCGGTCATTCATCATAAACATTCCTCGAGGCGTATTTCTCACGAGTCTGAACATTCAATTAAAAATGTTAGTAAATCAATAATTAACGCTTTAGATAAACATAACACGGACGGAAAAATTGCACCCGATAAGGATAAATTTGATGCCAATCATTTAGccgaaataagtaaaataataaagcaGGAATCGGAAAACATATCAGAAAATGTTaagaatgaaattaaaaaaatgcaatTTGCTAATAATAAATCACCTGTTGAATCTATTTTGGAGGAATTTCAACTTTTAAATGATGTACGACGAAATAGTAAAAACGACACAGAAGTTAGCGAAATCCGTCGCATTTTTGATAAAGTAATTGACCAAATGCATTTGAAAATCAATAGCCAACAAATGTTAGAAAAACCTgaattagaaaaattaaaagaagaaCTTCTAAAATATGGAAAATCCAATTCAACAACAGAAAAACAGTCGCCTCAAGGGACTTCTCAAGATTTATtatcaataaaacttaaagataGTAAAACTAATTCAACTATAACTTTTAAAGATGTggcattaaaaatatataacaaaGAAGAGATACATCGTAAAACAGTTGTCAAGGAACATAAGCAAAAACAAGATAGTCAATCGAAATCAGTAAAAGCAGAAGAATCTATATTTAGCTTGGGTTTGGATTCTATATCGTCGTTTTTTAAATCGACAACTGTCAATCCTGATGACTTAAATAATGCAAAGAAAATAGTTGAAGATAGTCAACATTCTGAAAAAGTATTAAACAATTTATTCAAAGGGTAG